The Flaviramulus sp. BrNp1-15 genome has a window encoding:
- a CDS encoding outer membrane beta-barrel protein: protein MKRQLLTILIFSISISSFSQQLYMELGSTISSFDYENSQGLPLDNLLSKSQSYFGMGYRQVINSEKTLFLALGASYNSYGAIGSESSVDNFFEWDVSYLGVRAGLDYRLFQLRDLSFYAKGSIASEFLIRGNQTINNDVFNLVGEEEFNNNILFLRAGVGIQYPISNTTAIYAGYSYGKSVLISSGENAEKLKLNAHQFGIGFIINLPNCSCDF, encoded by the coding sequence ATGAAAAGGCAATTATTAACAATACTTATTTTTTCAATTAGTATTTCAAGCTTCAGTCAACAATTATATATGGAGCTTGGTTCTACTATTTCATCCTTTGATTATGAAAATTCACAAGGACTACCTCTAGATAATCTTTTGTCTAAATCTCAATCTTATTTTGGTATGGGTTACCGGCAAGTTATTAATAGTGAAAAAACACTGTTTTTAGCATTAGGTGCATCATATAATAGTTATGGAGCCATAGGTAGCGAAAGTAGTGTAGATAATTTTTTTGAATGGGATGTGAGTTATTTGGGCGTTCGAGCAGGTTTAGATTATAGATTATTTCAATTAAGAGATTTATCGTTTTATGCAAAGGGGTCTATTGCATCAGAGTTTTTAATAAGAGGAAACCAAACCATAAATAATGATGTGTTTAATCTAGTAGGAGAGGAAGAATTTAATAATAATATCTTGTTTTTAAGAGCTGGGGTTGGCATACAATACCCAATTTCAAATACTACCGCAATTTATGCAGGCTATTCTTATGGTAAGTCTGTTTTAATAAGTAGTGGTGAAAATGCCGAAAAATTAAAGTTAAATGCACATCAATTTGGAATAGGGTTTATTATAAACTTACCAAATTGTTCATGCGATTTTTAA
- a CDS encoding TerC family protein, with the protein MLDFLLTSDAIMALLTLTFLEIILGIDNIVFISIAANKLPENQRAKATNIGLLLAMIQRIILLFFVSFLIGLKEPFYTIELSWLHIALSWQAVILFTGGLFLIYKSTSEIHEKVEMPDHDENSLNKKKLKSLSQAIFQILIIDFIFSIDSILTAVGMTNGLHPNHNYTLVLMVIAVVISIIIMIVFANPIRKFIDTHPSIQLLGLAFLILIGFMLITEAAHLSHTKLFGNEVGAIPKGYLYFAIAFSLFVEFLNFRIQKKSKT; encoded by the coding sequence GTGTTAGACTTTCTACTTACAAGTGATGCTATAATGGCATTACTAACTTTAACTTTTTTAGAAATAATTTTAGGGATAGACAATATTGTTTTCATATCAATTGCCGCTAACAAACTCCCTGAAAATCAACGTGCAAAAGCCACAAACATAGGTTTATTGCTTGCAATGATTCAGCGTATTATACTGCTGTTTTTTGTTAGTTTTTTAATTGGTTTGAAAGAACCTTTTTACACTATTGAATTATCTTGGTTACATATTGCTTTAAGTTGGCAAGCTGTTATATTATTCACCGGCGGCTTATTTTTAATTTACAAAAGCACATCAGAAATTCATGAAAAAGTAGAAATGCCAGATCATGATGAAAACAGCCTAAATAAAAAGAAGTTAAAAAGTTTATCGCAAGCTATATTTCAAATACTAATTATAGATTTTATCTTTTCAATTGATTCTATTTTAACTGCTGTTGGAATGACTAATGGTTTACACCCTAACCATAATTACACCTTAGTTTTAATGGTGATAGCTGTAGTTATTTCTATAATTATTATGATTGTTTTTGCAAATCCGATACGAAAATTCATAGATACTCATCCAAGTATTCAATTATTAGGATTAGCCTTTTTAATTTTAATAGGATTTATGCTTATTACTGAAGCTGCACACTTATCGCATACTAAGTTATTTGGCAATGAGGTTGGTGCCATACCAAAAGGATATCTTTATTTTGCTATAGCATTTTCATTGTTTGTTGAATTTTTGAATTTCAGAATTCAGAAAAAAAGCAAAACATAG
- a CDS encoding carboxypeptidase-like regulatory domain-containing protein — MKKSVQLTLILTSVLFLFSLNIKAQTEDVFKELEGKVIDGDTKAPLIFADIVIKDSNISTVTNTDGEFLLKIPENHFEGILTISHLGYEKKEVKISSIQNNEKISLTPAITKLDEISITASKKDARDLVTEMLSKKSKLYNTNNTLMTAFYRETIKKRRRNASLSEAVVKIHKQPYSSFKKDNIELVKARKNTNYKRLDTIALKLQGGPFSNLYTDIIKYPEYIFTKENILDYDFSFDKSTRINEKLIYVVNFKQKENIDTPLYFGKLYIDSETLALTNATYSLNVSNKELSSQMYVRKKPRKVDVYPTEATYRVNYRTKDGKWQYAYSNISLTFKVNWKGKLFNSIYTLNSEMAITDWEISESKLAKNRTQLIRPTTILSEKASGFSDPRFWGAYNIIEPEKSIESAIKKIQKQLKRT, encoded by the coding sequence ATGAAAAAATCAGTCCAATTAACATTAATTCTAACAAGTGTTTTATTTTTATTTAGCTTAAACATAAAAGCACAAACTGAAGACGTATTTAAAGAACTTGAAGGCAAAGTAATTGATGGTGATACTAAAGCACCACTTATTTTTGCAGATATTGTTATAAAAGATTCAAACATAAGTACAGTAACCAATACTGATGGTGAGTTTTTATTAAAAATTCCTGAAAATCATTTTGAAGGTATCTTAACCATTTCTCATTTAGGATACGAGAAAAAAGAGGTCAAAATTTCATCAATACAGAATAATGAAAAAATAAGTTTAACTCCTGCCATTACAAAATTAGATGAAATAAGTATTACAGCAAGCAAAAAAGACGCAAGGGATTTGGTAACTGAAATGTTAAGTAAAAAAAGTAAGCTTTACAATACCAATAATACTTTAATGACGGCCTTTTACAGAGAAACAATTAAGAAAAGAAGACGAAATGCTTCACTATCAGAAGCTGTGGTAAAAATTCACAAACAACCTTATTCAAGTTTTAAAAAAGACAATATAGAACTTGTAAAAGCTAGAAAAAACACAAATTATAAAAGATTAGACACCATAGCTTTAAAGCTTCAAGGAGGCCCCTTTAGTAATCTTTACACAGATATTATAAAGTACCCAGAATATATTTTTACAAAAGAAAATATATTAGATTATGACTTTAGTTTTGACAAATCTACTCGTATTAACGAAAAATTAATTTACGTTGTTAATTTTAAACAAAAAGAAAATATAGACACACCTTTATATTTTGGTAAATTATATATTGATTCTGAAACTTTAGCATTAACCAATGCTACCTACAGTTTAAATGTTTCTAACAAAGAATTATCAAGCCAAATGTATGTGCGCAAAAAACCTAGAAAAGTTGATGTATATCCTACAGAAGCTACTTATCGCGTAAATTATAGAACAAAAGACGGAAAATGGCAGTACGCTTACAGCAACATTTCACTTACATTTAAAGTAAATTGGAAAGGAAAATTGTTTAACAGTATTTATACTTTAAATAGTGAAATGGCTATTACTGATTGGGAAATTAGTGAATCTAAATTAGCTAAAAACAGAACCCAATTAATAAGACCAACAACTATATTAAGTGAAAAAGCCTCTGGTTTTTCAGATCCAAGATTTTGGGGTGCTTATAACATTATAGAACCTGAAAAGTCTATTGAATCTGCAATTAAAAAAATACAGAAACAGCTTAAACGAACATAA
- a CDS encoding DNA gyrase/topoisomerase IV subunit A, with protein sequence MIEEENDDLTNEQDEPQETITRVTGMYKDWFLDYASYVILERAVPAIEDGFKPVQRRIMHSMKDLDDGRYNKVANIVGHTMQYHPHGDASIADAMVQIGQKDLLIDTQGNWGNILTGDSAAASRYIEARISKFGLDVVYNPKITEWQASYDGRRKEPVNLPVMFPLLLAQGGEGIAVGLSTKILPHNFIELIDASIKHLQGKRFTILPDFPTAGIADFSNYNDGLRGGKVRVRAKISQLDKNTLVITELPFGTTTSSLIDSILKANDKGKIKVKKIEDNTAAEVEILVHLPSGLSPDKTIDALYAFTSCESSISPLGCVIEDNKPLFIGVSEMLRRSTDNTVQLLKQELEIKLGEFEEQWHFASLERIFIENRIYRDIEEEETWEGVISAIDKGLKPHIKHLKRAVTEEDIVRLTEIRIKRISKFDIDKAQQKIDALEEQIAEVKHHLENLIDYSIAYFKRLKKDYGEGRERKTEIRTFDDVDATKVVIRNTKLYVNREEGFIGTSLRRDEYVCDCSDIDDIIVFTKEGKMMVTKVDSKTFVGKDIIHVAVFKKKDKRTIYNMIYRDGKGGPSYIKRFAVTSTTRDREYDLTNGNKSSVVLYFSANPNGEAEVVTILLRQAGSIKKLKWDIDFADILIKGRTSKGNLVTKYSVKRVELKEKGVSTLKPRKIWFDDTVQRLNVDGRGELVGEFRGEDKLLIITQSGMIKTVTPEVTMHFDDDMIVMEKWIPKKPISAIYYNGEKELYYVKRFLIEQEGREESFISDNPKSQLEIVSTDWKPMAEIVFAKERGKDRKDNLAINLEEFIAVKGISALGNQLTRDKVNQVNLLESLPYEAPEEVHADELEVVDEETVEATSPTTNNDSSSKTSSNDSDKDSDSEDKGQTTLF encoded by the coding sequence ATGATAGAAGAAGAAAACGACGATTTAACAAACGAACAAGACGAGCCCCAAGAAACTATTACCAGAGTTACTGGTATGTACAAAGATTGGTTTTTAGATTATGCATCTTATGTCATACTAGAGCGTGCTGTTCCTGCTATTGAAGATGGTTTTAAACCTGTGCAACGTCGTATCATGCATTCTATGAAAGATTTGGACGATGGACGCTATAACAAAGTCGCCAATATTGTTGGTCACACCATGCAATACCATCCACATGGAGATGCAAGTATTGCAGACGCCATGGTACAAATCGGGCAGAAAGATTTATTAATTGATACTCAAGGAAACTGGGGAAATATTCTAACTGGCGATAGTGCTGCTGCATCTCGTTATATTGAAGCACGTATTTCTAAATTTGGATTAGACGTTGTTTACAATCCTAAAATTACTGAATGGCAAGCCAGTTACGATGGTAGAAGAAAAGAACCGGTAAATTTACCTGTAATGTTCCCGTTGCTTTTAGCGCAAGGTGGTGAAGGTATTGCAGTAGGCCTTTCAACAAAAATTTTACCACATAATTTTATAGAACTTATAGATGCTTCTATCAAGCATTTACAAGGAAAACGCTTTACTATATTGCCGGATTTCCCAACAGCAGGTATAGCAGATTTTTCTAACTATAATGATGGTTTAAGAGGAGGTAAAGTGCGTGTGCGTGCTAAAATTTCCCAGTTAGATAAGAATACTCTAGTTATAACCGAGTTGCCATTTGGAACAACAACGTCTTCATTAATAGACTCTATTTTAAAAGCCAATGATAAAGGTAAGATTAAAGTAAAAAAGATTGAGGATAATACTGCTGCAGAGGTTGAAATATTAGTGCATTTACCATCTGGTTTATCTCCAGATAAAACTATAGATGCACTTTATGCTTTTACAAGTTGTGAATCTTCTATTTCTCCATTAGGTTGTGTAATCGAAGATAATAAACCTTTGTTTATTGGAGTGTCTGAAATGTTACGTCGCTCTACAGATAATACCGTTCAGCTTTTAAAACAAGAACTTGAAATAAAGTTAGGAGAGTTTGAAGAGCAGTGGCATTTTGCTTCATTAGAGCGTATTTTTATTGAAAATAGAATTTACCGTGATATTGAGGAAGAAGAAACCTGGGAAGGTGTAATTAGTGCTATCGATAAAGGTTTAAAACCTCATATTAAACATTTAAAAAGAGCAGTTACTGAAGAAGATATTGTTCGTTTAACCGAAATTAGAATTAAACGTATTTCTAAATTCGATATTGATAAGGCGCAACAAAAAATTGATGCTTTAGAAGAACAAATTGCAGAAGTTAAACATCATCTAGAAAACCTAATAGATTATTCAATAGCATATTTTAAAAGGTTGAAGAAAGATTATGGAGAAGGTAGAGAACGCAAAACAGAGATAAGAACTTTTGATGATGTTGATGCGACTAAAGTTGTAATTCGTAACACCAAACTTTATGTTAATAGAGAAGAAGGTTTTATTGGCACATCGTTAAGACGAGATGAATACGTTTGCGATTGTAGTGATATTGACGATATTATTGTATTTACCAAAGAGGGTAAAATGATGGTTACAAAAGTTGATTCTAAAACGTTTGTTGGTAAAGACATTATCCATGTTGCAGTATTTAAAAAGAAAGACAAACGTACCATTTATAACATGATTTATAGAGATGGTAAAGGCGGTCCGTCTTATATAAAGCGTTTTGCGGTTACTAGTACAACCAGAGATAGAGAATACGATTTAACTAACGGAAATAAATCATCAGTAGTTTTATATTTTTCTGCAAATCCAAATGGAGAAGCTGAGGTTGTGACTATTTTATTAAGACAAGCAGGAAGCATTAAAAAACTAAAATGGGATATTGATTTTGCCGATATTCTTATTAAAGGTCGTACGTCAAAAGGGAACCTCGTTACAAAATATTCTGTAAAACGCGTTGAGTTAAAAGAAAAAGGTGTTTCTACTTTAAAACCACGTAAAATTTGGTTTGATGATACAGTACAACGCTTAAATGTTGATGGAAGAGGTGAATTGGTTGGTGAGTTTAGAGGTGAAGATAAATTGCTTATTATCACACAATCTGGAATGATTAAAACGGTAACTCCAGAGGTGACTATGCATTTTGATGATGATATGATTGTGATGGAAAAATGGATTCCTAAAAAGCCAATATCGGCCATTTATTACAACGGTGAAAAGGAGTTGTATTATGTAAAACGTTTTTTAATTGAACAAGAAGGAAGAGAAGAGTCTTTTATATCAGATAATCCAAAGTCACAGTTAGAAATTGTTTCTACAGATTGGAAACCTATGGCAGAAATTGTTTTTGCTAAAGAACGTGGTAAGGACAGAAAAGATAATTTAGCAATAAACCTTGAAGAATTCATTGCTGTTAAAGGGATATCTGCATTAGGAAATCAATTAACAAGGGATAAAGTAAATCAGGTTAATTTATTAGAGTCTTTACCATATGAAGCCCCCGAAGAAGTACATGCAGATGAATTAGAAGTTGTTGATGAAGAAACAGTTGAAGCTACTTCACCAACAACAAATAATGACTCTTCGAGTAAAACCAGTTCAAATGATTCTGATAAAGATTCAGATTCTGAAGATAAAGGTCAGACCACTTTATTTTAA
- a CDS encoding GIY-YIG nuclease family protein, whose amino-acid sequence MKYWYVYIITNKPKGVLYIGMTDNIDERVKEHKLKMFPKSFTAKYNCDKLVYFEEFVKGNEAEVRERQFKKWKESGR is encoded by the coding sequence ATGAAATATTGGTATGTCTATATTATAACAAATAAACCTAAAGGTGTTTTATACATAGGTATGACTGATAATATTGATGAAAGAGTCAAGGAGCATAAGTTAAAAATGTTTCCAAAATCTTTTACTGCTAAATACAATTGTGATAAATTGGTTTATTTTGAAGAATTTGTAAAAGGTAATGAAGCGGAAGTTAGAGAACGACAATTTAAAAAATGGAAAGAGAGTGGAAGATAA